The genomic region ACCTGCGCGGCGTGCTCGCCACGCTGACGCCGGAAGAGGTCAACGACGATCGCATCAAGTTCGCGCAGTCGCTCTCCGAGGAGGCCGAGCATGATCTGACGCGCATCGGTCTTGAGCTCGATACGCTCAACATCCAGCACGTCAGCGATGATCAGGGCTACCTCGACTCGATCGGTCGTCAGCAGTCGGCGACGCTCCTGATGGAGAGCCGCATCGCCGAGGCGCTCAACCGCGCCGAGGCCAGCGTGCTCGACGCTGAGAACCAGCAAAAGCGCGCCACCGCCAAGGTCAACGCGCAGATGGAGATCGCCAAGGCCGAAGCCGAGCGTCGCGTCATCGACGCGCAGACCCGTGGCGAGGCGATGGTGGCTGAGGAGCGCGCGAAGGTCGGTGCGATGGTCGCCAAGGCCCGCGCCAACCTCGACGTGCAGCGCGCGCGTCTGGAGCAGGTCAAGCGCCAGCTCGCCGCCGACCTGATTCAGCCCGCCCAGGCCCGTAAGTCGGAGCTTGAGGCCCAGGCCAAGGCCAACGCCGCTTCCTTCATTGAGGACGGGAAGGCCAACGTGGTCGCGCTTCGCGAGCTCATCGACACCTGGAAGAGCGCCGGCGACTCCGCCCGCCCCATCTTCCTCTTGCAGCAGTTTGATACGATCCTCGACTCGATGCTCTCGACGGTGCAGGAGATCAAGATCGACAAGATCACCGTCATCGACTCGCAGATGCAGGAGGTCGACCGCCACGGCACTGCCCCGATGAAGGCGGCCAGCGGCTCGGAGCAGATCAAGCAGACCCTCGGGATGGATCTGCCGCGTATGCTTCAGGGCCTTGCGGCGATGCAGGAATCCAAATGATGCAACGCGTCCGCTTCTCTTCTGGGAAGCGGATGCGGAAGTGAAAAAAAAGCCGCGCCCCTCAACAGGGCGCGGCTTTTTTTGTGGTGGAGTAGGGCCAGA from Lujinxingia vulgaris harbors:
- a CDS encoding flotillin family protein translates to MGIFALFGVILVLVVIAVIAATHLIEVCQPNEVLVFAGEKKAPGYTIVHSGRKIRNPLFHRVDRLDVTNMVIDLHVTNAYSKGGIPLSVKGVANVKVGSRSPLIDNAVERFLGMSRQQIIQIAKETLEGNLRGVLATLTPEEVNDDRIKFAQSLSEEAEHDLTRIGLELDTLNIQHVSDDQGYLDSIGRQQSATLLMESRIAEALNRAEASVLDAENQQKRATAKVNAQMEIAKAEAERRVIDAQTRGEAMVAEERAKVGAMVAKARANLDVQRARLEQVKRQLAADLIQPAQARKSELEAQAKANAASFIEDGKANVVALRELIDTWKSAGDSARPIFLLQQFDTILDSMLSTVQEIKIDKITVIDSQMQEVDRHGTAPMKAASGSEQIKQTLGMDLPRMLQGLAAMQESK